The following DNA comes from Haloarchaeobius salinus.
GCCGAAGAGGCCGGCGGAGAGGGACGCCGGCGCACCGAGGACGAGGCTGCCGACGCTGCCGAGGACACACGCGACGGCGAGCTTGCCGTACGCGTTGAGGCGGGGACGCTCGGAATCAGGGTCCGTCATACGTCGACGTACGGTGGAGGGGCGGGAAAGTGGGTGGCCTGACATCGAAAGCGCCCCGCGCACTCGTGGTGGGGTCCGCGCGGACCTCAGGCGTCCCCGTCGCCGTCGGCGTCACCCGCCGACAGCCCCGCACCGGGTTCGCGCTCCAGCGCCGGGGGGACATCGCGGTGGTCGCTGTAGCCGTCGAACCAGCGGCGGATGCGCTCGATGCGGTCGACGACGTGGCCGGGCTCGCCGGAGCGGGAGAGCTCGTGGCCCTCGCGCGGGTAGCGCACGAACCGGGCGTCGGTGTCGGTCTTCCTGAGCGCACGGAAGAGGAACTCCGCGCCGTCGACGGGCACCCGGAAGTCGTTCTCCGAGTGGAGCACGAGCGTCGGCGCGTCGATGTCGTCGGCGTGGGCGACCGGCGAGTGCTCCCAGAGGAACGCGGGGTCGTCCCACGGGTCGGTACCGAAGTCGCCCTCGACGAGGTGGTACGCGACGTCGGTCGAGCCGTAGAACCCGAGCAGGTCGTAGACGCCGCGCTGGGCGACCGTCGCGTCGAACCGGTCGCTGGTCGCGGCGAGCCACGCGGAGAGGTAGCCGCCGAAGGAGCCGCCGGTGAGGAAGACGTTCCCGCCGTCGACATCGTCGCGCCCGGTCACGTGCTCGACGCCGGCGAGCACGTCCGCGCCGGTCACGTCGCCCCAGTCGCGCTCGATGGCCTGCATGAACGCCTCGCCGTAGCCCGCCGACCCGCGGGGGTTGCAGAAGAAGACGGCGTAGCCCGCCGACGCGAGGGACTGGAACTCGTGCCACATCGTCCCCGACTCCGACCACATGATGTGCGGGCCGCCGTGGACGTTCACGACGAGCGGGCTCTCGCCGTCGGCGTCGGGCGGCGTCAGCAGCCAGCCCTGTATCTCGTCGCCCTCGCCGTTCCCGAACCGCAACTCCTCTGGCTGTGGCACCGCCACGCCGTCCAGCACGTCGGCGTTGACCCGGGTGAGCCGCGCTCCCTCGCCGCCGCCCGGCGTGGAGACGAACACGTCGCCGGGGTGGTCCCACTCGCTGGCCGTGTAGGCGAGCACGTCCCGGCCGACGTGGGCCGCGTCGACGTCCATCCCCTCGCCCGCGACGACGGTCGACGGGTCCGGCGCGTCGTCACCGTCGTCGGCATCCCAGGGGAGCCGCCGGAGCACCACCGACCCCTCGTCGGGCGTGGTGACGTACAGCCGCTCCTCGTCGGCCCCCCACTCCAGCACCGCGTGGTAGGCCATCGTCCGGTCCATGCCCGCGGTCGGCGTGTGCGTCTCGTCGCTCGCCGGGTCGTACACGCGGACCTCGGTCTGCTGCAGGGTGGAGCGCTCCTCGGGCGACTGGAAGTACGCCACCCGCCCGTCGCTCGCCGCCCGGACGAGCCCGCCCCAGCCCTCGTCGCGCGTGAGCAGATCGTCGCCGTCCGGCTCGTCAGGGTCGCACGTCCGGAGCTCGAGCCGGATGGCGTCGTCGGCGTCCGTCTCGCCCTCGCGGGGAACCCGCCGACCGAAGTACAGTGTCTCGTCGTCGACCCACGTCGGCGAGAAGTGGTCCGCGTCGGCGTCGGTGAGTCGCGTGATGGCGTCGCCCGCGCTCTCGCCGTCGCTCCCGACGTCGTCCACCGCGTCCACGTCCACGACGTACACCTGCGGCCGCTTCCCGTCGAAGTAGCGTCCGTCGGCCCGGTACACCGTCCGGTCGATGACGCGGGGGTCCGGCTCCCCGGGCTCGTACTCCCCGTCGACCCACCGGTCCCGGTCCGCCTCGCGATCCTCCGGCGACACCTGCTGGACGAACGCGACCCGGCTCCCGTCCGGGCTCCAGGTCGGCGACGCGACCCCGCCCGCGACCGACGTGACCTGCCGCGCCTCGCCGCCGTCCGTCGGCACGACCCAGAGCTGGCTCCGGTCGTCCTCGCCACGGGTGCTCGTGAACGCCAGCCGGTCACCCGACGGCGACCAGCGCGGCGCGGCGTCGACGCCCTCGCTGACGGTGAACCGTCGCGGCTCGTCGCCCCCGACCGGTGCGACGTACACCGTCGCCTCGTACTCCTCGTCGTCCCTGGGGACGTTGCGGACGTACGCCACCCGCTCGCCCCCCGGCGCGACCCGCGGCTCGGAGACGCTCGCGAGCCCGTGGAAGTCGCTCGCATCGATTGAATCCATGGGCGCGACTTTGGCTGGGGGTGGGTTAGGCGTTCGGTTCGGAGAAACACGTCGGCCTACGACAGCTCCACGCGCCCGCTCGTCGCGCTGCGGAGTCGGTCACGGAGCGCCGCGGCCTCGGCGACGGGCACCCGCACGTCGAAGCTGACGCGTTCGGCGTATTCGGCGTCGAACTCGCAGTCGGCGCTCTCGAGGATGCCCCGCACGGTGCCGGAGTCGTCGTACTCGACGGTGACAGCGACGGCCTCGTGGGGGCGCTCCTCGACGACGCCCGCGGCGTCGAGCGCGTCCTTCACCGACTGGCCGTAGGCGCTGACGAGGCCGCCGACGCCGAGGTTCGTCCCGCCGTAGTAGCGCGTGACGACGACGACCACGTTCTCGACGTCCTGCCCCTGGAGCACGTTGAGCGCCGGTTTCCCCGCGCTGCCGGAGGGCTCGCCGTCGTCGCTCGACCACTCGCGGAACGGGTCGGTGCGGACGCGGTAGGCCGGGACGTTGTGCGTCGCGTCGGCGTACTCCGTGCGGATGTCGTCGATGAACTCCTCCGCGGCGGCGACGCTCTCGACGGGACTGACGTGGCCGATGAACTCCGAGCCCTGGACGGTGAAGGAGGTGCGGGCGGGTTCGGCGACGGTCAGGTAGGTGTCCCCGGTCACGGGGCCGCCTCCGCGTCGGCGTCGCGGGCGTCGTCGTCGGTCGCGCCGTCGGCCGCGTCGTCGCCGAAGCGTTCGTGGTACAGCAGCACCGAGAGGATGCCGAGCAGCAGGGCCTCGATGGTCTTGGTCGTCACGAGCCGCCAGTCGCCGAGCAGGTGCTCGACGAGCGTGGTGAGGGGTGTACCGTGGCTGTGCCCGGTGGACTCCCAGGCGTAGGCGATGACCTCGTTGCCCTCGGCGTGGCCGCCGAGCAGCAGCCAGCCGACGAGATACGAGAGCGCGAGGACGATGCCCAGACCGTAGACGTAGTCCCGGCGGAGGCCGTAGGCGGCCAGCCCGATACCGACGAGCACCGCGAGCGAGGAGAGCACGAACAGCGTCTGTCGCGGGTCGGTGAACGGCGTCCCGGCCTGCAGGTAGAGGTACTGCCGGGGGAGGCCGATCCAGAGGTGGATACCCGCGGTCGCGGCCGCGAGCTGCGCCGCGGTGAAGCGCAGGGCGACCTCGACGTTCTCGTCCATACCGGCACTCCGGTCGCCGAGCCCAATAGCGCGTCGGTTCGGCGCTACTGGAGCTCTATCTTCCGGACGAACGGGAGCGCGCGGATCTCGTTGATGAGGTCGCCCGGGAGGGGTTCGTCGGTGACGAGGTGGAGCTTCGGGTCGTCGGTGAACTCGGGGTCCTCGCTGATGGTCTGTCGGATGGAGATGTCGTGTTCGGCGAGCAGGCCGGTCACCTGCGAGACGATGCCCTTCTGCTCGGCGTCGGACACCTCGACGGTGAGGACGGTCAGGTCGAGCACGGGCGCGAGGTCCATCAGACTGGGCACCTGCGAGATGTTCTGGAAGATGCGCCGCAGCTCCTCGTCGTCGAGGATGGCGTCCGTCGTGGAGTCGACGACGCGCCGGTCGACGCCGATCTCGCGGGCGATGCCCGTGTTGGGGATCTCGATGCCGCCGGAGACCACCCGCCCCTCGTCGTTCACGGAGAAGCCGCGCTCGAGCAGCAGTCGGATGACCGCCTGCTGGCTCGGGGAGCCCTCGAACTTCTCCATGATCTCGTCGAACATACCTGTCCGGACCGACGACAGGCGACGCGAAAGAACTGTCGACTCGGCCTACAGCTCGCCCTTCGTGCTCGGCGTGTCGCTCCGGCGCTCGTCCACCCGCGTCGCGTCGTCCAGCGAGCGCGCCAGCGCCTTGAACAGCGCCTCGACCTCGTGGTGGGCGTTGTCGCCGTCGACCTCGCAGTGCAGCGTCAGGTCGGCGTTCATCGCCAGCGACATCGCGAAGTGCTCGGCCATGTGGCTGGTGAACTCGCCGACGCGCTCCTGCGAGAACTCGCCGTCGAACGCGAAGTAGGGGCGGCCCGAGACGTCGACGACGACGCCCGCGACCGCCTCGTCGAGCGGGACTTTCCGGTCTGCGTAGCGGACGATGCCGCGCTTGTCGCCCAGCGCCTCCGCGAACGCCTCGCCGAGGACGATGGCGACGTCCTCGACGGTGTGGTGGTCGTCGATCTCCGTGTCGCCGTCGCAGTGGACGGTCAGGTCGAACAGCCCGTGCTTGGCGAACGACGCGAGCATGTGGTCGAAGAAGCCGACGCCGGTGTCGACCTCGCTGTCGCCGTCGCCGTCGACGACGAGGGTCAGGTCGATCTCCGTCTCGGCAGTCTCCCGCGAGACGGCCGCGCTTCGGTCGCTCATACCGCAACCCAACCGTCGGGTGGCCAAAGCAGTTGCGCTCGCCGCAGGCCGACCTCCGCCCGTCGCTCGACGACGCCCGCGACGGTTGGTTGTGCGTACCACCCCGGATGGCCCGCCCTGCTGACGCTTCGAACGCCCGTGGACCCGGGGAACCGAGGAGGGATTCACGACCTCGAGTTACGACCTCAGGAGCGGTTGTAAAACGTCAAAACGCCTCTCGACGCTTCGAAAAACGTCGCCAGTCGCGATGAAACGGGTCGAAATAGCCGAAAGGCTCGGCCCGTTATATGGTGGTCCCGGTTGTAGGAGTGGATGCGAACCAGGTGTCCCCGATATGGCCCCCGCAACTCCAAACCAACTCCCTTCGATTCCGAGCCCCGTCAGCGAGCGACTGAGCGTGAGCGCGTTCGTTGCGCAGCTCCGGATGGCGTGCTTCTGGCTCGCCGTCGTGCTGCCCTTCGCGCACCTCTCGCTGCTCGTGTCGGGTATCAGTTCGCCCGCGGAGACGCAGGCGTTCCTCGTACTGCTCGGGCTGAACCTCGGGACGCTCGTCGTCGGTCACGGTCACCGCAGCGACCGGAGCGACGACTGACCGCGCATCCGTCCCGGGGCCGCCCTGAACCAACCGCCCTCCTCCCACACCAACACCACACCACGTTTCCACCGCCCGACAGCGGTGGTTCCCCGACTCCTGCGGTTCGACTACGACGACTCGACCGCGGCCATCGCCTCGCGCAACGTGAACCGGCCCTCGTACAGCGCGCTGCCGACGACGACGGCCGCCGCACCAGCGTCACGTAGCGCGCGCACGTCGCCGAGCGTGGCGACGCCGCCGCTGGCGACGACCGGGATGTCGACCGCGTCGACCAGCCGACGGACGGGTTCGGTCTGGACGCCGTCGAGTCGCCCCTCGACGTCGACGTCGGTGAACAGGATGCCGGCCGCGCCCAGCTCCTCGTACCGGCCGACGGCCTCGGCGGGGTCGAGCCCGGTGCCCTCGGTCCAGCCGGAGACGACGACCTCCCCGCCCTTCGCGTCGAGGCTCACGAGCACGCCGTCGGGGTACTGCTCGCTGATCTCGGCGACGATGTCGGGGTTCTCGACGGCCGCCGTGCCGAGGATGACCCGGTCGACGCCGCGCTCGAGCAGGGCGACTGCGTCCGCGGCG
Coding sequences within:
- a CDS encoding IMPACT family protein produces the protein MTGDTYLTVAEPARTSFTVQGSEFIGHVSPVESVAAAEEFIDDIRTEYADATHNVPAYRVRTDPFREWSSDDGEPSGSAGKPALNVLQGQDVENVVVVVTRYYGGTNLGVGGLVSAYGQSVKDALDAAGVVEERPHEAVAVTVEYDDSGTVRGILESADCEFDAEYAERVSFDVRVPVAEAAALRDRLRSATSGRVELS
- the hisB gene encoding imidazoleglycerol-phosphate dehydratase HisB, whose product is MSDRSAAVSRETAETEIDLTLVVDGDGDSEVDTGVGFFDHMLASFAKHGLFDLTVHCDGDTEIDDHHTVEDVAIVLGEAFAEALGDKRGIVRYADRKVPLDEAVAGVVVDVSGRPYFAFDGEFSQERVGEFTSHMAEHFAMSLAMNADLTLHCEVDGDNAHHEVEALFKALARSLDDATRVDERRSDTPSTKGEL
- the hisA gene encoding 1-(5-phosphoribosyl)-5-[(5-phosphoribosylamino)methylideneamino]imidazole-4-carboxamide isomerase, which codes for MFPEFEVVPAVDVQDGEVVQLVQGERGTEKTYGDPVEAAERWVDQGAATLHLVDLDGAFEGERANAPAIDAILDAVDVTVQLGGGIRTAADAVALLERGVDRVILGTAAVENPDIVAEISEQYPDGVLVSLDAKGGEVVVSGWTEGTGLDPAEAVGRYEELGAAGILFTDVDVEGRLDGVQTEPVRRLVDAVDIPVVASGGVATLGDVRALRDAGAAAVVVGSALYEGRFTLREAMAAVESS
- a CDS encoding amino acid-binding protein; amino-acid sequence: MFDEIMEKFEGSPSQQAVIRLLLERGFSVNDEGRVVSGGIEIPNTGIAREIGVDRRVVDSTTDAILDDEELRRIFQNISQVPSLMDLAPVLDLTVLTVEVSDAEQKGIVSQVTGLLAEHDISIRQTISEDPEFTDDPKLHLVTDEPLPGDLINEIRALPFVRKIELQ
- a CDS encoding S9 family peptidase — protein: MDSIDASDFHGLASVSEPRVAPGGERVAYVRNVPRDDEEYEATVYVAPVGGDEPRRFTVSEGVDAAPRWSPSGDRLAFTSTRGEDDRSQLWVVPTDGGEARQVTSVAGGVASPTWSPDGSRVAFVQQVSPEDREADRDRWVDGEYEPGEPDPRVIDRTVYRADGRYFDGKRPQVYVVDVDAVDDVGSDGESAGDAITRLTDADADHFSPTWVDDETLYFGRRVPREGETDADDAIRLELRTCDPDEPDGDDLLTRDEGWGGLVRAASDGRVAYFQSPEERSTLQQTEVRVYDPASDETHTPTAGMDRTMAYHAVLEWGADEERLYVTTPDEGSVVLRRLPWDADDGDDAPDPSTVVAGEGMDVDAAHVGRDVLAYTASEWDHPGDVFVSTPGGGEGARLTRVNADVLDGVAVPQPEELRFGNGEGDEIQGWLLTPPDADGESPLVVNVHGGPHIMWSESGTMWHEFQSLASAGYAVFFCNPRGSAGYGEAFMQAIERDWGDVTGADVLAGVEHVTGRDDVDGGNVFLTGGSFGGYLSAWLAATSDRFDATVAQRGVYDLLGFYGSTDVAYHLVEGDFGTDPWDDPAFLWEHSPVAHADDIDAPTLVLHSENDFRVPVDGAEFLFRALRKTDTDARFVRYPREGHELSRSGEPGHVVDRIERIRRWFDGYSDHRDVPPALEREPGAGLSAGDADGDGDA